In Chlorobiota bacterium, the sequence AAGATCAATAGCCAAACCCCTTTCCCCCCAGCATTGGGGGGAACGCTTCGTCGCTTGCGGCGAAGCAGGGGGGCGCGCTGGTATCCAGGCGAAGCCCCCGGCTCCCTTCACAAACAACGCCGAACCCATTACTTGCTCACAGACCAATGCTGAAACTTCCCCGCGCCTTCTTCCAACGCGATGCCCGCGTTGTTGCCCGCCAGCTGCTGGGCCACCGGCTTGTCACGGTGATTGATGGAGTACGAACCAGCGGCAGGATTATCGAAACGGAGGCGTACGTGGGCCAGGTGGATGCGGCAAGCCATTGCTACCGGGGGAAGACACCCCGCAACCAAGCAATGTTTTTGGATGGCGGCCATGCCTATGTCTATTTCATCTACGGGGTGCATCACTGCTTCAATGTGGTGACGGGGGAAGCGGAGGTGGGGCAAGGGGTGCTGGTGCGCGGCGTGGAGCCGGTTGAAGGAATCGAAGTGATGCGCCAGCGGCGGAATCAACGCGCCGGAACCAGCGCATCCGTTGCCAATGCCAATCTTGCCAACGGCCCGGGCAAACTCACCATCGCGCTGGGGATTGGCCCGGAACACAACGGGATTGACCTTCTGAACAACCCCCACATCTGGATTGAGCGCGACCGCCCCCTTGCCGACCATGAGGTTTCCGCAACCCCACGGATCGGCATCAACAAAGCAACAGAACTTGAATGGAGATGGGTCAGGAAGTGAGTGAAAAACAGGCGAGCACATACACCAGCCGCAGCGCGATTTCTAACCCCGCTGGCTTACGCTTGCTCAAGAACGTACAGCGGTGCCTCGCGGGGGCAGCCAAGCCGGAACGGAAGCCAATGGCCAACCCCGGCCGAGGTGTACAGATGCGAGTTCCCCCGCTGGTAATGCCCCCAGATGTAGTTGTTCGGGACAAGTGGCTCGATAATGCCACGCCCACCAAAACCGATCTGAACCCCTCCGTGATAATGCCCCGCCACCGTTAGCTCAATCCCCTCCTGCGCGGCCCTATCCCACCCTTCTGGGCGGTGGCTCATCAGGATATGGAAGGCATCGGAGGGCGCGCCTTGCAGCGTGGCATCCACCGTGCGTTGCAAAAACTGCGGGCGGTCCCGCTCCTTTCCGTTTCGCGCGGGGTCGTCGGCTCCGCCAATGAACAGCTGGCTTCCTTCCCCCACTCTCACCGCCGTTCCTTCCTCGCGCAGCAGCGGAATCGGGCTGCGGTCGAACGATTTCTGGACCGTTCCAATCCCCCGGTAGTATTCGTGGTTCCCCAGCGAGGCAAACGTGCCGTAGCGTGGTTTCAAGTCGGCAATCATCCGAAGCGCGGCGGGGAGTTCGTGAAGCTCGTCGGCAACGTCGCCGCTAACCAGCACAAGGTCGGGCCGGAACCGTTCGGCAGCAATCATGCATTCTTCAAGGTCTTTCATAAAAATGAAATACCCCAAATGGATATCGCTAAGGTGAAGGATGCGAAGCCCGCGAAGCTCCGCCGGAAGATTTGGATACCGAAGCGGAACCGTGGGGATATGGACCGCGCTCCAAGCATCGGCAAGCCCCCAAGCGTTGGCCGCCAGCAACGTCCCGGGAATAACCACCGCCCCTTTGGCCAGCAAGGACCGCCGCATTGGCGACGGAAGCGTTTCGGCAGAAGCCACCGCAGCAGGGGAAGCCGCAGCCGGAACAGATGTTGGCAGAGTTGCTGCGGGAGCTTTTGGCCGGGACCATTTTGCCGCAATCCACTTGGCCAACCGCTCAAGCGAAAGCACCGTTCCGCTGAATGGAAGGGCGATAAGCAACGCCAAGCCAGTGGTGATAAACATGATGGTCCCAACCGCAGCCGCCACCGACACCGCGAACAAATCCAACGAGTATCCCAAATACCACAGCCCCACAAACATCAGCCCAGCCAGCGGAAGCTGCCACGATAGCCGGCGCACCCAACGCACACCCCACCATTGCCGATGGAACGCCCAAAGCAGAAACACCGAAAGCCCCCACGACCCCGCCACCAACACCGCGCTACCGATTTGAAGAAAGTAGTTTTTCATTCCCGTTGTGATTGCATCCTTTGCCCCCCTATTGACTGATTTCCTTTGCCGTGATTGTTCGGGTCCACAGCTCCTTACCATCGCTGTCGAACATGGCGATCTTCATTGCCCGGTCGGTGCGCGGGCCGCTGAAACTGAGGGTGGCAAAATTGCGCTGGCCAACGTAGGTTCCTTCCACCCGCATGGTGTTCTCCTCTTCGGGATGGTTGTGCGCGCGTGAGGTCAGCGGGGAGACGGTGAGGTCGTACAGCGGCCAAAGCCCCGGGCGGTCCATTTTGGTTAGCTCGCTGTTGTGGCGGTCGCCGCTCAGGAATATCACCCCTTTGACTTTCTCGCGGGTGATGGCATCAATCAGCTTCTGCCGCTCCTCCGGGAAGGTGGCGTAGTTCTCCCATTTTGCCACTGGGTTCAGCACCTGCCCGCCAATCGCCACAATCTTGAAGGGTGCTTTGCTTGTGGCCAGCTGGTCCACCAACCACTCAATCTGCTGGTCCCCCAAAATTTGCCGGTCCCCGGTTTCCCGCGTGTTGGGCGTGCGATTCCAGCGGTTATCCAGCAGGAAGAAATCAACATCGCTCCATTGGAAGCTGGTGCAAATGCCGTCAACGTCGCGGGTTCCGTAGCTGGGGTTCCCCCAAAAGAGTTTGAAAGCATCCAGCGTGCTCTCCTTCTGGCGGAACCCGCGGTCGCTGTCGTTCGGGCCGTAATCGTGGTCGTCCCAGATTGCATAATTGTGGGCGCTGGCAATCAGCGGTTGCAACTCCGGCAGCGAGCGGGTGTGGGTGTAGCGGTGCAGAATCCCGCTGCGGCTTCCCCAATCGGCCTCGCGCAGGTAGGTGTTGTCCCCCAGCCAGAGCATCACATCGGGGCGCAGCCGGTGGATGCTGGTGTAGATCTGGTATCCGCCGCCGTACGGCTCCCCTGGGCGGTCGAACTCCGGCTCGTTCACGTAGGCGCAGCTTCCCAACGCCACGGTGAACGGCGGCGGGTCCTGGCGCCACTGCCACAGCGTTTGGGTTTGGAACTCCAATGGATACGGGCGATCCACCTTCGCCCCATTGACCAGCACCTCATACTGATACCGCTCCCCAGGCGTTAGCCCCTGGGCCGCAATGTGGGCGGTGAACGCTTCCTCGCTCACGGTGCGGACCTCCTTCGTGAGGAAGGTTTGGGCGGGATTCTTGGCCAGCCAGTACCGGAATTGGAGGGTGGCTTGGGCGGTGGTTTGCGCCCAGAGCATCACCTCGGTCATCTCCGAATAGCCGACCATCGGCCCGGATTGCAGAAGGCTTGGTTGCGCACGCAGCAACGGCGCAACCACAACAAACGCCAGAAGAAAGCGCGCAAGGTGGTTCATGGTTCCCATTGTTTATCCTTGGATTGTGGAAGGTTCGGCAAAGGTACGAGAGAAGCAGGAGGTTCGCGCATCCCCGAAGCACTCCCCCTCCAACGGAGGGGTGCCCGACAGGGCGGGGTGGGTTCGGGGGAACGAGCGAACGAGCGGCGGATTCCGCTCGTCACCGAGGCTTGCTGATCCTGAGATTCGGGAAGCGACGCTCGGTTCGCGGGTGTCCCCGCCGAAGGCTAAAGACCTTCGGCTACCTTCCCCCGATCCCCGTCCCGCAAACGCTCCCGAAGCGTTCCCCCTCCAACGGAGGGGTGCCCGACAGGGCGGGGTGGGTTCGGGGGAACGAGCGAACGGGCGGCGGATTCCGCTCGTCACCGAGGCTTGCTGATCCTGAGATTCGGGAAGCGACGCTCGGTTCGCAGGTGTCCCCGCCGAAGGCTAAAGACCTTCGGCTACCCCGACTTTGTCGGGAGGGCTACCCAAGTTTCCAAAAAAAAATCTGCGCTCGTTTGGGCGAATGTCGAAATTGCTGGTGGCCGTTCGTTGTATCGGTGGAAGGGGAGCAATCGCTTGCGGGAATCTGCGGCCCCTTGCTCCCCAAATCAACATCAAAAACCAACCTAATCGTAGGAGAACCACAATGCGCTGCATGTTGCTGATGAAAGCCACCAAAGAATCGGAAGCAGGAGTTATCCCAGGCCCAGAAATTTTTGCGGCAATGGATGCGTTCAACGGAGAAATGATCAAAGCCGGCGTGATGCTTGGCGGCGAAGGGCTGCACCCAAGCTCTGCCGGGGCGCGCCTGAAGTTCGGAAGCGGGAAACCGGTGGTGGTGGATGGCCCCTTTGCCGAAACCAAAGAACTTCTTGCCGGATTCTGGATCCTGCAGGTGAAATCCTTTGAGGAAGCAATCGAATGGGCATCGCGATGCCCCGGGCACGACGGCCCCGAGGAGTTCGAGATTGAGGTCCGCCGCATCTTCGATCTTTCCGATTTCCCACAAGAAGTGATTGATGCCGTTCCGAACGAACGGGAGTATCTTGCCCAACAAGCCAAAAACGCCAGCGGCAACACCCCATAACCCTTTCCACGAACTCCAGACCAGCAACCATGGCTTCCGCCGTTCACCGCACAATCGAGGCCCTTTGGAGGATTGAATCGGCATCCATCATCGCCACGGTGGCGCGGATGACCGGAGATGTGGGAATTGCCGAGGACCTTGTGCAGGAAGCCTTTGTCACCGCCATCGAACGATGGTCGCAGTCGGGCCTCCCGGAAAAACCGGGGGCCTGGCTGATGACCGCCGCAAAACACCGCGCCATTGACCTGATCCGCCGCAACAAACTTCTGGATGAAAAGCACCAAGAGCTTGGGCAGCGACTGCTTGATGAACAGCAGTTTGCCGTGGCCGATTTTTCCGACACGTTCGCCAGCCAGATGGATGCCCCAATCGAGGATGACCTTCTGCGGCTGATCTTTATCGCCTGCCACCCGGTGCTTTCCACCGAAGCACAAACCGCGCTGACGCTGCGGCTGCTTGGCGGGCTTTCCACCCAGGAGATTGCTCACGCTTTTTTGGTCCCCGAGGCAACAATCGCCCAGCGGATTGTGCGGGCCAAACGGACCCTTGCCGCGGCAAACGTTCCGTTCGAGCTTCCCCACACCAGCCAGCTGGCCCCGCGATTGTCGGCAGTGCTTCGGGTGCTGTACCTGATTTTCAACGAAGGCTACGCCGCCACCAGCGGCGAAGATTGGATACGCCCTTCCCTTTGCGAGGAGGCACTCCGGCTTGGCCGCATCCTTGCCGAGCTGCTGCCAGGCGAATCGGAGGTCCACGGGCTGGTGGCGTTGATGGAGTTGCAGGCCTCCAGAATGCGAGCGCGGGTTGGCCCCACCGGCCAGCCAATTTTGCTGATGGAGCAGGACCGAGCGCGGTGGGATCACCTTTTGGTGCAGCGTGGCCTTGCACGGCTGGAACGCGCTGCTTCGCTGGGGAATGCTTTTGGTCCATACTCCATCCAGGCCGCCATTGCCGCCTGCCACGCACGCGCCCGCTTGCCGGAAGAAACCGACTGGCAGCAGATTGCCGCATTGTACGATGCCCTTGCGCAGATTCTTCCTTCGCCGGTGGTGGAGCTGAACCGTGCGGTTGCCGTCGCCATGGCGTTTGGGCCGGCGGCGGGGTTGGAGATTGTGGATGATTTGATGCAGGAGCGATCGCTGGCGAATTATCACCTTCTGCCAAGCGTGCGTGGCGACCTGTTGGCAAAACTTGGCCGGCTTCCCGAAGCCCGCATCGAGTTCGAGCGTGCCGCCACGATGACCCAAAACCAACGGGAACAACAACTGCTTCTTGCCCGAGCAGCAGAGTGTGGAAAGCGGGAAGAGACCGAGGGCTAAAAACCTTTTATCAATCCCGACGAAGGTCGGCTACCCCACAAACGCTCCCGAAGCGTTCCCCCTCCAACGGAGGGGTGCCCGACAGGGCGGGGTGGGTTCGGGGAATCCACCAAACACGCGGCGGGTTCCGTTGGCCAACGAAGCCTGCTGATCCTGAGATTCGGAAATGGATGCTCGGTTCGCGGGTATCCCCAACCCACCCCCCCCGCCCCCTCCCAAGAGGGGGAGCAACGCACAAGGCCAACGCACGGAGTTGCGCACGGTTCCTCCCGATAGCTAACTCCGAAGGCTAAAAACCTTTTATCAATCCAAGCAATTTCACCGCTGGCATTCCACCCAATACTCTCCCTCGTTCGGAAGCAGGTTCACCATCAACTCTGCGCCGGTTGCCACTTGCCGATGATACTCCACGCCCCCTTGCCGAACGCGCACCTGCTTGCCAACCCACACTTCGGGAATATCAATCAGCAGGGTCAGCGTGTGGTTGAATCGGTCGTTCGGCAGATTGTCGCGCAGCAGAAGCCGCAGCGCGGTGGGGTCCGCGCCAGCGGATTCCGTAACCGGTTGGATTGCGACGGTGGCCGCCGCCCGCTCCCGTGCGTACAACGTGACGGCACTGATGGACCCCGCCCAGAAATCGTGCGATGCAATGGCGGCAATATCCGCCTCAAAATCTTTCACCCGGTAGGTTCCCCCCGGGCCATCGCCGATCTCATGGTAAGTAGTGACCAGCCACGACGAACGCCGCAGGTTTTCATCCAAGAAAGGGATAAGCTCGCTGGTGTTGTGGATGGTGATTCCAGATTGGGCGTGTTCCTCATCGAGCATAATCAGCGAAGGGAGCGCGTACCAGTCAGCGGGTTCGGAAACCGTATCGGGCATAATCCAGGGGTTGGCGTGGGAGGATGAGGTGAACAACCGCCCGCATAAAAATCCCGCATCGGCAAGGGCTTGGCGGGTCTCCTGCTGGTGCCCGTATCCCCCTGGATAGGCGTATGCTACCGGATGCAATCCCATCCCCTCCATCATCCGGTAGCA encodes:
- a CDS encoding DNA-3-methyladenine glycosylase, with product MLKLPRAFFQRDARVVARQLLGHRLVTVIDGVRTSGRIIETEAYVGQVDAASHCYRGKTPRNQAMFLDGGHAYVYFIYGVHHCFNVVTGEAEVGQGVLVRGVEPVEGIEVMRQRRNQRAGTSASVANANLANGPGKLTIALGIGPEHNGIDLLNNPHIWIERDRPLADHEVSATPRIGINKATELEWRWVRK
- a CDS encoding metallophosphoesterase is translated as MKNYFLQIGSAVLVAGSWGLSVFLLWAFHRQWWGVRWVRRLSWQLPLAGLMFVGLWYLGYSLDLFAVSVAAAVGTIMFITTGLALLIALPFSGTVLSLERLAKWIAAKWSRPKAPAATLPTSVPAAASPAAVASAETLPSPMRRSLLAKGAVVIPGTLLAANAWGLADAWSAVHIPTVPLRYPNLPAELRGLRILHLSDIHLGYFIFMKDLEECMIAAERFRPDLVLVSGDVADELHELPAALRMIADLKPRYGTFASLGNHEYYRGIGTVQKSFDRSPIPLLREEGTAVRVGEGSQLFIGGADDPARNGKERDRPQFLQRTVDATLQGAPSDAFHILMSHRPEGWDRAAQEGIELTVAGHYHGGVQIGFGGRGIIEPLVPNNYIWGHYQRGNSHLYTSAGVGHWLPFRLGCPREAPLYVLEQA
- a CDS encoding alkaline phosphatase D family protein; protein product: MNHLARFLLAFVVVAPLLRAQPSLLQSGPMVGYSEMTEVMLWAQTTAQATLQFRYWLAKNPAQTFLTKEVRTVSEEAFTAHIAAQGLTPGERYQYEVLVNGAKVDRPYPLEFQTQTLWQWRQDPPPFTVALGSCAYVNEPEFDRPGEPYGGGYQIYTSIHRLRPDVMLWLGDNTYLREADWGSRSGILHRYTHTRSLPELQPLIASAHNYAIWDDHDYGPNDSDRGFRQKESTLDAFKLFWGNPSYGTRDVDGICTSFQWSDVDFFLLDNRWNRTPNTRETGDRQILGDQQIEWLVDQLATSKAPFKIVAIGGQVLNPVAKWENYATFPEERQKLIDAITREKVKGVIFLSGDRHNSELTKMDRPGLWPLYDLTVSPLTSRAHNHPEEENTMRVEGTYVGQRNFATLSFSGPRTDRAMKIAMFDSDGKELWTRTITAKEISQ
- a CDS encoding YciI family protein; this translates as MRCMLLMKATKESEAGVIPGPEIFAAMDAFNGEMIKAGVMLGGEGLHPSSAGARLKFGSGKPVVVDGPFAETKELLAGFWILQVKSFEEAIEWASRCPGHDGPEEFEIEVRRIFDLSDFPQEVIDAVPNEREYLAQQAKNASGNTP
- a CDS encoding RNA polymerase sigma factor, which codes for MASAVHRTIEALWRIESASIIATVARMTGDVGIAEDLVQEAFVTAIERWSQSGLPEKPGAWLMTAAKHRAIDLIRRNKLLDEKHQELGQRLLDEQQFAVADFSDTFASQMDAPIEDDLLRLIFIACHPVLSTEAQTALTLRLLGGLSTQEIAHAFLVPEATIAQRIVRAKRTLAAANVPFELPHTSQLAPRLSAVLRVLYLIFNEGYAATSGEDWIRPSLCEEALRLGRILAELLPGESEVHGLVALMELQASRMRARVGPTGQPILLMEQDRARWDHLLVQRGLARLERAASLGNAFGPYSIQAAIAACHARARLPEETDWQQIAALYDALAQILPSPVVELNRAVAVAMAFGPAAGLEIVDDLMQERSLANYHLLPSVRGDLLAKLGRLPEARIEFERAATMTQNQREQQLLLARAAECGKREETEG
- a CDS encoding polysaccharide deacetylase family protein, which translates into the protein MAPKPLSAKIAKWHNNHRAAISLTYDHGWDATPVEQQEHVLALCQQHGIQMDLDAGTCIWNATRRAFVRQVLMPQGHRFFGHGHWHIDHDTLSYDSARASFSECYRMMEGMGLHPVAYAYPGGYGHQQETRQALADAGFLCGRLFTSSSHANPWIMPDTVSEPADWYALPSLIMLDEEHAQSGITIHNTSELIPFLDENLRRSSWLVTTYHEIGDGPGGTYRVKDFEADIAAIASHDFWAGSISAVTLYARERAAATVAIQPVTESAGADPTALRLLLRDNLPNDRFNHTLTLLIDIPEVWVGKQVRVRQGGVEYHRQVATGAELMVNLLPNEGEYWVECQR